TCGTCTTTGCTGGCGCGGTTCTCGGCGATTTGGAACACGCGAGATTCCGCCAGATCGAGCAGATCTTCGCTGCTGCGCCCCTGCGGATCGTAGCCCGCGTCGGCGATCTCGTTAGCCACCGAGATCATTTCGCGCACCACCGCGCGCTCGCGCACGATATCGGCATAGGCGCCGATGTTGGCGGCGCTCGGGGTGTTTTTCGACAGCTCGGCCAGGTAGGCGAAGCCGCCGACCGAGTCCAGCTCACCTTTCTGCTCAAGCGATTCGGACAGGGTGATGAGATCGATAGGCTTGCTCATCTCCAGCAAACGCTGCATCTCGGTAAAGATCAGGCGGTGCGGGCGGCTGAAGAAGTCGTTGGCGACCACGCGCTCCGCCACGTTGTCCCAGCGCTCGTTATCCAGCATCAAACCGCCCAACACCGACTGCTCGGCCTCCAGCGAGTGCGGCGGCATCTTCAGCCCTTCCATCTGACGATCTCTGGAACGCTCTCTGGTTTCGTCCGCGTTTGTTTTGTTGGTTGGTTTTTTTCCTGCCATGAAACGTAGTCTTTATCCGGTTGCGAATGAAGGATCTTGACGCGAGAGTATACGTGATTTTTGCGTCATAACCGATGCAAAAAAGGTATTGAACCCCACACGGGTGAACTGGATCTCCGATACTAAAAAGAATAGGGTGAAATCAGACACTCAAACGAGGTAACGATATGGCCAAGCGCATTCAGTTTTCCGCCACCGGCGGGCCGGAAGTCTTGCAATACGTTGATTTTACACCGCTCGACCCCGCCGCCGGCGAAGTGCAGATCGAGAACAAGGCGATCGGCATCAACTACATCGACACCTATGTGCGCAGCGGGCTGTACGCGCCGGCCAGCCTGCCGAGCGGCCTCGGCACCGAGGCGGCCGGCGTGGTTCTCAAGGTTGGCGCCGGAGTCAGCGCGATCAAACCGGGCGACCGGGTGGTATATGCGCAATCTTCGCTCGGCGCCTACAGCGAAGTCCACAACGTGCCGGAAGAAAAAGTGGCGCTGCTGCCGCACAATCTGAGCTTTGAGCAAGGTGCCGCTTCTTTCCTGAAAGGGCTGACGGTGCACTATCTGCTGCGCCAGACCCACGAAGTGCAGCCGGGTGAAGTATTCCTGTTCCATGCCGCCGCCGGCGGGGTTGGGCTTATCGCCTGCCAATGGGCTAAAGCGCTGGGCGCGCGCCTGATCGGCAGCGTCGGCTCCGACGAGAAGGCCGCCCTGGCGAAACAGGCCGGCGCCTGGGCCACCATCAACTACCACAAAGAGGATATCGCCCAGCGGGTGGCCGAGCTGACGCACGGCGAGAAGGTCGGCGTGGTATACGATTCGGTGGGGCAAAGTACCTGGCAGGCCTCGCTCAACAGCCTGAAGCGACGCGGCCTGATGGTCAGCTTCGGCAACGCGTCCGGCCCGGTGACCGGCGTCGATCTGGCGTTGCTCAACCAGAAAGGATCGCTGTACGTCACCCGCCCTTCCCTCAACGGCTACGTCACCAATCGCGCCGAGCTGCAGTACGCCAGCAACGAGCTGTTCTCACTGATCGGCAGCGGCGCCATTCGGGTGGAGGTAAGAGACGAGCAGAAATTTGCGCTGGCCGACGCCCAGCGGGCGCACCAGGTGCTGGAAAGCCGCGGCACCAGCGGCTCCAGCCTGCTGATCCCCTGATAGCGGCTAAAGAAAAGGGCTCCTTGCGGAGCCCTTTCTGTTACTGCGTTTTGTAGGGGTAGAGCAGAGTCCGCCAGAGACAGGGGTTGCTTCAGCAACACGAATTTTGGATGTCTCTCACGGTGATGAAATCGGTCGCATCACTGCATCAACCAACATCCTAACAGCCCCGTCCGGCAAAAAACACGCTTTATGTGCCACACCGCAGGGGAAAACTGCCAAGCTGTGATCGCTGCCGCATTAGCAGGGCGGCCAGTTGTGCAAATTTCAGCGCGACTGTCTGATTATTCAACAAAAATCAGTAGCGCCTCACCTGTGGTTTCTGCATTGAGCGGTAAATCCACACCCCGACCACCGCCAAAATCAGCCACGGCAGCAGCTTAATGACCACCGCAAATAGCCCGCCCAGCAGCATGAAGGCCGCCGCCGCCAACAGCGCGGCGAAGATCCCCAACAGCGAGATGCCGGTCACCATCAGCATCACGACAAAGCCAATGAGAAAGAAGATTTCCAACATGATTGCTCCTTTGCAATACAACATATCTGCAGAGTGAATTACAAGAAGCGTGCCAGAACGGCGGAAGCGCTAACGCATTGAAAATACTGGCCAGGCATTCGACAACATGCCGAACACCTGGCGAAAAAGACTAACTATTGGTCAAGTTTTTTGTGAGTTACGCCATTTCGACACGCGGCTGACGTACCAGCGCCAGCGCCTGCTCCACGACCCGCGCGTCGGCGCCCGGCTTGTGGGCGTTCTCGCTCAGATGGCGGCGCCATTGGCGCGCGCCCGGCACGCCCTGGAACAAACCGAGGATGTGGCGGGTGATATGGCCGAGATAGGTGCCGTTGGACAGCTCGCGCTCGATATACGGATACAGCGCTTCGACGATCGCCACGCTGTCCGGCACTGCGGTCTGCACCCCGAACAGTTCGCTGTCGACCCGCGCCAGGATCCCCGGGTTCTGATACGCCTCGCGCCCCATCATCACGCCGTCCAGATGCTGCAAGTGCTGCTGCGCCTCTTCCAGCGTTTTCACCCCGCCGTTGATGGCGATGGTCAACGCCGGGAAATCCCGCTTCAGCTGATAAACGCGCGGATAGTCCAGCGGCGGCACTTCGCGGTTCTCTTTCGGGCTAAGGCCGGAGAGCCAGGCCTTGCGCGCGTGGATGGTGAACATGTCGCACTCGCCGCGCCCGGCGACGGTGTGGATAAAGTCGCACAGGAAGGCGTAGCTGTCCTGATCGTCGATGCCGATGCGGGTCTTCACCGTCACGGGGATCGACACCACATCGCGCATCGCCTTGATGCAGTCGGCGACCAGCGTCGCCTGCCCCATCAGACAGGCGCCGAACATGCCGTTTTGCACGCGATCGGACGGGCAGCCGACGTTGAGGTTAATCTCGTCGTAACCGCGCTGCTCAGCCAGTTTGGCACAGTGCGCCAATGCCGCCGGATCGCTACCGCCCAGCTGCAGAGCCACCGGATGCTCTTCTTCGCTGTAGGCCAGGTAGTCGCCCTTGCCGTGGATGATCGCGCCGGTGGTCACCATTTCGGTGTACAGCAGCGTTTCCTTGGTCAGCAGGCGGTGGAAGTAACGGCAATGACGATCGGTCCAGTCGAGCATTGGCGCGATGGAGAAACGATTGGCGGCATAGGTTGGGGCGTGGTTGTCTTTCGTCATGCTGAGTTACTGGCTACCTGAGTCTGTCTGGGTTCAACGAACGGCGCGCGGCCGCAAACGGCTATTATAACGACAATCGGCGCCGTTGGGAAAACCGCCTTGCCGGCGGCGTAAATAAGCGGGAGTAAGGCGAATAGATTCACTCGTTCAAGTGTTATCTCGTTACGGGCGCGCACGGCGCCTCAGCCTTGAGGACACGACCATGAAAAGCTTCGTTAAACGCCTGCTGTCGTCGGTGATAGCCGGCTGTCTGCTGTTTTCCGGTGCGGCGCTGGCGATGGGTGGCGACGGCAGCAATCAAACCCCGCCCACCTGTCCGAAAGGCCAGGTCTACGACAGCAAAACCCAGACCTGCATGGTGGATAAAGGCGGCAGAATCGGCGACGCCGACCGCACCAATTATGCCTATGCGTTGGCGAAAAGCGGCCGCTATCAGGAAGCGCTCGATGTGCTCAACACATTGAAAGATCCCAACACCGCCGTTGCACTGAATTATCGCGGCTACGCCACGCGCAAACTTGGCCACACCGATGAGGGGATCGGCTATTATTTAAAATCAGTCGCCCTCGATCCGAAATACCCTAAAGTGCGCGAGTACCTGGGGGAAGCCTATATGCTAAAAGGCCGGCCCGATCTGGCACGCCAGCAGCTGCAGGTGATTCAGTCGCTGTGCGGCACCGGATGCGAAGAGTACCGCGATCTGGCGGCGGCCATCGCTCACCAACCGGAATCTTGATCCGACGCGCCTGCGGAGGTGACTATCAGCGGCAATGCGATACGCGATGAACTCAGCCACTATCTCTCCCGCCTGTGGCGCTATGCGCTGGTGCTCTCGCACCGGCGGGATATCGCCGACGATCTGGTGCAGGCGACCTGCGTGCGTGCACTGGAGCGCACTGCGCAATTCACCCCCGGTTCACACCTGGATCGCTGGTTGTTTTCCATCTTGCACTCCATCTGGATCAATGAAGTTCGCGCCCAGCATCTTCGCCAAGGGCAAGGCTGTATGGCGGCGGAAGAGCTGGGCAATGCGGACAACGATGAACAGCCGGTCTGGCTCAATGAAGTGATGCAGCGCGTAAGACGGCTTCCACCGGCTCAGCGCAACGCGCTGTTTCTGGTGTATATCGAAGGGCTGTCCTACCGGGAAGCGGCGAACGTGCTGGCGGTGCCGATCGGCACCGTCATGAGCCGCCTGGCGGCCGCACGTCTGGCATTGGCCGATGACCGGCAGCGGCAAACCGACGATTCGCACCGTAAAGAAAACCATCCTCCCCCCGTGCGCCGCACTCGCCGATAAACGCAGGCCGCCGACCGTGTAGAGCGCCCTATTCCAACGCGCGGATAACCCGGCACGGCTGCCCCAGCGCCAGCACATTGGCCGGAATGTCATCGGTCACTATGCTTCCCGCGCCGATAGTTGTGCCGTCACCGATGGTCACTCCCGGCAAGATCACCACGTTACCGCCGATCCACACGTTGCTGCCGATGGACACCGGCTGTGCCGAGGTGCGGAAAGGAAAGGCCGGGTCGCCGGTAAAGCGTTCGCCGGCCTTCAGCGGATGACTCGGCGTGTAGATTTGCACGTTGGGGCCGATCAGCGTGTTGTCGCCGATGGTGATGGTATTGCAGTCGAGGAACACCGCATTGACGTTGATAAAACAGTTTTTGCCGATGCGGACATGCTGCCCGTAGTCGCACCAGAACGGCGTTTCAATCCAGCTTGCCTCGCCCCAGGCGCCAAACAACTCCCCGAGCAGACGGTTTTTCTCGTCCGCCTGATGCGAATCCAGATCGCCCAGCCGTTTGGTCACCGCCCTCGCCCGATGGTACATAGCTATCAGTTCTTCATCGCGGCTGTTGTACTCCAGGCCGCTTAACAGCTTCTCTCTTTCCGTCATCGCACAAGGCTCCTGCTCATCACGCGGATGAAGCGCGTTATACCGCTCTCGCCCGCTGCTCTCCAGCGCTAAAACCAACAACGTTGATTTGCCGCCCGGCGGAGGGGAAAAGTTGTGATGTATCTCTCTTTTAGTGCGCACAACACGCCTTTCCCTGCGCTATCCTCAGGGGAAAAGGGGGCAACTCTCGGCGATTCGCCGTAATCATGGTAAAATCGGCTTTTTTACGTACCGGGATATTTGCGATGAACTCAACCACCCAGGAAAAGCTGTTGGCGCAGGCAGAACGCCTCTGCCAGCAACGCAATGTGCGATTGACGCCGCAACGGCTGGAAGTGCTGCGTCTGATGACTCAGCAACCCGGTGCCATCAGCGCTTATGACCTGCTCGATCTGCTGCGCGTCGCCGAACCGCAGGCCAAGCCGCCGACGGTCTATCGCGCGCTGGATTTTCTGCTGGAGCAAGGGTTTATCCATAGAGTCGAGTCCGCCAACAGCTACGTGCTGTGCCACCACTTCGAACAGCCGATGCACACGTCCGCACTGTTTATCTGCGACCGCTGCGGCCAGGTGACCGAGCGCACCACCGAAGGCGTAGAAGAAACACTGCAGAAGCTGGCGCAGGAAGCGGGGTTTGCGCTGCGACACAGCGTGGTGGAAGCGCATGGCCTGTGCGCAGGCTGCGTGGAGGTTGAGGCGTGCGACAGCAAGCATGACTGCGCAGAACACGATCACAGCATCGCCATCAAGAAGAAGTAATACGAAGTCAGGTACCTCCCTGTACCTGTAGCCGGAGCGCCAGAGAATGGGGGCGACGCCGGCCTGCGCTGTGCAAGCCGCCTTCAATGGCGGCCCTGCAGATTACCAGCGGTGTTTGGTGTGATCTTCCCAGGCTTTCACCTCTTTCTCGGCCGCCTCTTTCTGGTAACCGTAGCGCTCCTGAATTTTGCCGACCAGCTGTTCGCGTTTCCCTTCGATGACCGTCAGATCGTCATCGGTCAGCTTGCCCCATTTTTCCTTCACTTTGCCTTTAATCTGCTTCCAGTTACCGTCGGCTTGATCTTTATTCATAGTCTCTCCGTTAACCTGTGGTGAATCAGTGATCCCTGTCGCCGGCCGGGATTAACCAGAAATTTTTCTGGCCGATGCCCCCTTCACCTTAAGAAGCATCGCCCCCTTTCATTTACCAGCCACATGATTCATTCTAGTTAAAAACGGAAATAAAAAAGCCAATACACAGAATAAAAAACCATTAACAAACAAAATAAAAACAAAAAACGCCAACAAACAACGAACTAAGGAGAGCAAGCCGGCGCTGTAAACATGTAAGCAAACATGAACAAAAACATAAAATAAATTAATAAATAAACCGGCAAAGCGTCCATTCTAGCGTGCAGCAAACCAGCTGCCGCGTACCTGATGACGGTGCCAAATCCAGCCCAACGCCAGGCCGCGTAACGCCAAAAACACCGCCAGTGCCAGCCAGAGTCCATGGTTACCCAGCACCGGCACGCTAAACAGTGCCAAGCCATACCCCGCCGCAGCCACCGCCATGCTGTTACGCATCTCGGCGCCGCGCGTAGCACCGATAAACATGCCATCCAGCAAATAGCACCACACCCCGACCAGCGGCAAAATGACCTGCCACGGTAAATAGTGGGCGGCTAATGCACGCAGCTCCGGCAAGGAGGTCAACGCTGCCACGATCTGCTGGCCGGTAACGGCATACACCAGGCCGAAGGCCAACGCGACCAGCCCTGCCTGCCTGCAGGCTGCGTGCCATACTTTACGCAGTTGGCTATCGTCTCGAGCACCATAGGCATGGCCCGAATGGGCCTCCACCGCATAAGCGAAACCATCGAGCGCATAGGCGGTGAACGTCAGCAAATTCATCAATACCGCATTGACCGCCACTACGTCGCTTCCCAGACGAGCACCGAAAATGGTCAGCGACGCAAAGCACAGTTGCAACAACAGTGAACGCAGCATGATGTCGCGGTTAAGCGCCAGCAGCCGACGCAGATCGCCACGCCAGGCCTGGCGCAGCATCGGCAGGGTAATACCGCGCAGGCGCATCACCCGCCATGCCAGCCACAGGCCGAGCAGCAGCGTGGCGTATTCGGCGATGGCGGTGGCCGCCGCCGCCCCCCGCACGTTCCAGCCCAGGCCCATCACCAGCCAGATATCCAGCACGATGTTCAGCAGGTTGCCGACGATCAGCAGGATCACCGGCGCACGCACGTACTGCACGCCGAGCAGCCAGCCCAGCAGCACCAGATTAGCCAGCGCCGCCGGCGCGCTCAGCCAACGGATCTCAAGAAAACGCCGCGCCTGTTCCAGCACCTCGCCATTGCCACCGACGATCCGCAGCGCCAGTTCGATCAGCGGATAGCGCAACAGGACGATCGCCACCCCGGCCAGCAGCGCCAGCAGCAGCGGTTGCATAAAGGCGCGCGCCAGCGCCTGCGGGTTCTGTGCCCCCAGCGCCTGCGCCGCCAGGCCGGTGGTGCTCATGCGCAGGAACAACAGCAGCATGAACAGGAAGCTGGTCGCCACCGCGCCAATCGCAACGCCCCCCAGGTAGATCGGGCTGTCTAGGTGGCCGATCACCGCGGTATCCACCAGCCCGAGCAGCGGCACGGTGATATTGGAGAAAATCATCGGCAGGGCCAGGCGCCACAGGGCTTTATCGGTATCGCTGGTAAAGGCGGAAATCAAGCGCATGATGAGATGTTTCCCGTAGCAGTGACGAAAAGGGCAAAGTCAGAAACAAAAACGCCCCAGAACAGGGGCGATTGATACAGGGAGGCACTGAGGGCGCGGCGATTAAATCCAGTCGCCGTTGCGAATCACCCCCACCGCCAGCCCTTCGATAGTGAAATTCTGCTGACGCAGATCGACCACGATCGGTTGGAATTCGTTGTTCTCCGGTAGCAGTTCAACCACGTTGCCGTGCTTCTTCAGACGTTTGACCGTGACTTCATCTTCGATGCGCGCCACCACGACCTGGCCGTTGCGCACGTCTTGCGTCTTGTGCACCGCCAGCAGATCGCCGTCCAGAATGCCGATGTCACGCATCGACATGCCGTTCACCCGCAGCAGGAAATCGGCGCTCGGTTTAAACAGGGAAGGATCCACCTGGTAGTGCCCTTCAATGTGCTGCTGCGCCAGCAGCGGCTCGCCGGCGGCGACGCGGCCGATCAGCGGCAGCCCTTCTTCTTCTTCCATCAGCAGGCGGATACCGCGCGAGGCACCGGAGACGATTTCGATCACGCCTTTGCGTGCCAGCGCCTTCAGGTGTTCTTCGGCGGCGTTAGGTGAGCGGAACCCCAGACGCATCGCGATCTCGGCACGCGTTGGCGGCATGCCCGTTTGCGAAATATGATCGCGAATCAGATCGTAGACCTCTTGCTGTCTGGTAGTTAGTGCTTTCATTCCGCCCCCTGTTTGTTTATACAGTCTTGCTGTGAGTATATACAGGTAAGCGCAGATTGGGAACCAAAGAATAAATAAAAATCAGTCAGTAGGCGCTTTGCGTCAGCCGAAACGCTGCCACAAGACCGTGCCCCAAACGAACAGCGCCAGCACGATCGCCAGCGACACCGCCGCCGACCCCATGTCTTTGGCCCGGCCGGACAGCTCGTGATGTTCGCTGCCGATGCGATCCACCACCGCCTCGATCGCGCTGTTCAGGATCTCGACGATCATCACCAGCGCTACCGATCCGATCAATAAAATGCGCGCTATCGCACCCACATCCAGCCAGACAGCCAGTATGATAGCCAGAACGGTGACCACCAGTTCCTGGCGGAAAGCCGCTTCGTGCTGCCAGGCGGCGGAAAGCCCTTTATAGGAATAGCCGGCGGCCTTGATGATGCGGGTCAGTCCGGTTGCTTGGTTTGCCATGTTTTCGTGCCTTTCTCAGAGGTCGGTCATAATAAAAAGAGTCTAGAACAGTCCGCGCTGACGGCTCTCGGTTTTCGAACACCACAGATCTGCTACCCGGTTTCTGGTATGCTTGCGGCGCATTGCTAACAAGAGGCTTCACGTTGTTATGTCAGGTTGGCGTAAAATTTATTATAAAATATTGAATTTACCACTTAAATTGTTGGTAAGAAGTAAGGTCATCCCTTCAGATCCGGTTACCGAGCTAGGGTTGGATCCCTCACGGCCGATTTTGTATGTTTTGCCTTACAATTCCAAGGCGGATTTGCTGACGCTGCGCACCCAGTGCCTGGCGCAGGATCTGCCCGATCCGCTCAACTCGCTGGAGATCGACGGCACCGTGCTACCGAGCTACGTGTTCATTCACGACGGCCCGCGCGTGTTCCGCTATTACACCCCGAAAGAAGAGTCGGTAAAGCTGTTCCACGACTATCTGGATCTGCACCGCAGCAACCCGGATCTCGACATTCAGATGCTGCCGGTTTCGGTGATGTTCGGCCGCTCGCCGGGCCGCGAAGGCCACGGCACGCCGCACCTGCGTCTGTTGAACGGCGTGCAGAAATTCTTTGCCGTGCTGTGGCTCGGCCGCGACAGCTTCGTGCGTTTCTCCAATACCGTTTCGCTGCGCCGCATGGCCACCGAGCACGGCACGGATAAAACCATCGCGCAGAAACTGGCGCGCGTGGCGCGCATGCACTTCTCGCGTCAGCGCCTGGCTGCGGTAGGCCCGAGCCTGCCGGCCCGTCAGGATCTGTTCAACAAGCTGTTGGCGTCCAAAGCGATCGAAAAAGCGGTCGAAGACGAAGCCCGCAGCAAGAAGATCTCGCACGAGAAAGCCCAGCAGAACGCCATCGCGCTGATGGAAGAGATCGCCGCCGACTTCTCCTACGAAACCGTGCGCCTGTCCGATCGCGTGCTGAGCTGGACCTGGAACCGGCTGTATCAGGGCATCAACGTCACCAACGCCGAGCGCGTGCGCCAGCTGGCGCAGGACGGCCACGAGATCGTCTACGTGCCCTGCCACCGCAGCCACATGGACTACCTGCTGCTGTCCTACGTGCTGTATCACCAGGGCCTGGTGCCGCCGCACATCGCCGCGGGCATCAACCTCAACTTCTGGCCGGCCGGCCCGATCTTCCGCCGTCTTGGCGCATTCTTCATCCGCCGCACCTTCAAGGGCAACAAGCTGTACTCGACGGTGTTCCGCGAATACCTCGGCGAGCTGTTCACCCGCGGCTACTCGGTGGAATACTTCGTGGAAGGCGGCCGTTCCCGCACCGGGCGTCTGCTGGAGCCGAAGACCGGCACCCTGTCGATGACCATCCAGGCGATGCTGCGCGGCGGCACCCGCCCGATCACGCTGGTGCCGATTTACATCGGTTACGAACACGTGATGGAAGTGGGCACCTACGCCAAAGAGCTGCGCGGCGCCACCAAGGAAAAAGAGAGCCTGCCGCAGATGCTGCGCGGCCTGCGTAAGCTGCGCAACCTGGGCCAGGGTTACGTCAACTTCGGCGAGCCGCTGCCGTTGACCGCTTACCTCAACCAGCACGTGCCGCAGTGGCGCGAGTCTATCGATCCGATCGAAGCCCAGCGCCCAAGCTGGCTGACGCCGACGGTCAACGATCTGGCCGGCCAGATCATGGTGCGCATCAACAATGCCGCCGCGGCCAACGCCATGAACCTGTGTTCCACCGCGCTGCTGGCTTCGCGTCAGCGTTCGCTGACCCGCGAACAGCTGGTCGAACAACTCGAGTGCTACCTGCAGCTGATGCGCAACGCGCCTTACGCGCGTGACGTCACCGTGCCGACGCAAACGCCGGACGAGCTGCTGGATCACGCGTTGAACATGAACAAGTTCGAGGTGGAGAAAGACAGCATCGGCGACATCATCATCCTGCCGCGCGAGCAGGCGGTGCTGATGACCTATTACCGCAACAACATCCACCACCTGCTGGTGCTGCCGTCGCTGATAGCCAGCATCGTGATGCATCATCGCCGGGTGTCGCGCGCCGAACTGCTGCGCCAGATCGGCATGATTTACCCGATGCTGAAAGCCGAGCTGTTCCTGCATAACGACAAGGAACAGTTGCCGGAAGTTCTGCAGCCGGTGATCGACGAGCTGATCCGTCAGCAGTTGATCTGCGATAAAGGCGACGAGCTGGTGCTGAATCCGGCGCGCATTCGCCCGCTGCAGCTGCTGGCCGCCGGGGTGCGCGAAACCCTGCAGCGCTACGCCATCACCATGTCGATCCTCAGCGCCAACCCGAGCATCAACCGCGGCGCGCTAGAGAAAGAGAGCCGCATCATGGCGCAGCGTCTGTCGGTGCTGCACGGCATCAACGCGCCGGAGTTCTTCGACAAGGCGGTGTTCTCCACCCTGGTGGCGACGCTGCGCGAAGAAGGCTATATCAACGACAGCGGCGATGCGATCCGCGAGCACACCCTCGAGGTGTACAACATGCTGAGCGATCTGATCACGCCGGAAATCAAGCTGACCATCGAAAGCGTCAACATGCCGGCAGAGACCAACGCCCTGCCGCAAGCCGACGCGGAAGAAGAACAAGACGAGTGATGTCACCCGCCGCGCAAAAACAAAAGGCACCCTGTGGGGTGCCTTTTTTCTTGCTCAGGGGAACCGTTACGCCGGCAGATAGCTCAGCGCGATGCCGATAAACACCACCAGCCCGACGTAGTTGTTCTGCAGAAAAGCTTTGAAGCAGGCTTCACGCTCGCGCCCGGCGATCTGTTTTTGCTGATGAATGAATAGTGCGCCCGCCAGCAGCAGCGACCAGTAAAACGCCCCGCCGAGCTGCGCCAGATAACCGACCCACACCAGCAGCAGCAGCGTCGCGAACTGCAGCAGCCCGACGATCAGCTTGTCATAACGGCCGAACAGGATAGCGGTGGATTTGATGCCGATCTTCAGGTCATCGTCGCGATCGACCATCGCATACAGCGTGTCATAGGCCACCGTCCAGCAGATGTTGGCCAGCAGCAGCAACCAGCAGCTGAGCGGCAGCGATTCGCTGACCGCCGCGTAGCCCATCGGAATGCCCCAGCCGAACGCGGCGCCCAGCACGAACTGCGGCAGGTTGGTTACCCGCTTCATGAACGGATATACCCAGGCCAACGCCAGC
The sequence above is drawn from the Serratia sp. FDAARGOS_506 genome and encodes:
- the ubiA gene encoding 4-hydroxybenzoate octaprenyltransferase: MEGSVTQSKWRAYSHLMRIDKPIGTLLLLWPTLWALWLAGKGVPPLSILLVFVLGVFLMRAAGCVVNDYADRAVDGYVKRTAGRPMPSGRVSAKEAKVLFVVLVLISFCLVLTLNAMTIWLSLAALALAWVYPFMKRVTNLPQFVLGAAFGWGIPMGYAAVSESLPLSCWLLLLANICWTVAYDTLYAMVDRDDDLKIGIKSTAILFGRYDKLIVGLLQFATLLLLVWVGYLAQLGGAFYWSLLLAGALFIHQQKQIAGREREACFKAFLQNNYVGLVVFIGIALSYLPA
- the plsB gene encoding glycerol-3-phosphate 1-O-acyltransferase PlsB, which gives rise to MSGWRKIYYKILNLPLKLLVRSKVIPSDPVTELGLDPSRPILYVLPYNSKADLLTLRTQCLAQDLPDPLNSLEIDGTVLPSYVFIHDGPRVFRYYTPKEESVKLFHDYLDLHRSNPDLDIQMLPVSVMFGRSPGREGHGTPHLRLLNGVQKFFAVLWLGRDSFVRFSNTVSLRRMATEHGTDKTIAQKLARVARMHFSRQRLAAVGPSLPARQDLFNKLLASKAIEKAVEDEARSKKISHEKAQQNAIALMEEIAADFSYETVRLSDRVLSWTWNRLYQGINVTNAERVRQLAQDGHEIVYVPCHRSHMDYLLLSYVLYHQGLVPPHIAAGINLNFWPAGPIFRRLGAFFIRRTFKGNKLYSTVFREYLGELFTRGYSVEYFVEGGRSRTGRLLEPKTGTLSMTIQAMLRGGTRPITLVPIYIGYEHVMEVGTYAKELRGATKEKESLPQMLRGLRKLRNLGQGYVNFGEPLPLTAYLNQHVPQWRESIDPIEAQRPSWLTPTVNDLAGQIMVRINNAAAANAMNLCSTALLASRQRSLTREQLVEQLECYLQLMRNAPYARDVTVPTQTPDELLDHALNMNKFEVEKDSIGDIIILPREQAVLMTYYRNNIHHLLVLPSLIASIVMHHRRVSRAELLRQIGMIYPMLKAELFLHNDKEQLPEVLQPVIDELIRQQLICDKGDELVLNPARIRPLQLLAAGVRETLQRYAITMSILSANPSINRGALEKESRIMAQRLSVLHGINAPEFFDKAVFSTLVATLREEGYINDSGDAIREHTLEVYNMLSDLITPEIKLTIESVNMPAETNALPQADAEEEQDE